In a genomic window of Quercus lobata isolate SW786 chromosome 4, ValleyOak3.0 Primary Assembly, whole genome shotgun sequence:
- the LOC115988048 gene encoding protein SRG1-like, with translation MALAPSESLEWSLPVASVQELAIQKLDKVPLRYVRDDLDQTTPSNPSLRVPLIDMNKLVNPEFREKELQKLRFACQEWGVFQIINHGVFDESLSKMREQVQEFFDLPLQEKKRWAQKPGSLEGYGQAFVTSEEQKLEWNDMIFLKTLPLQDRSLNFWPKNPQEFRKTLESYSEDMRNVAVSIVRFITMGLGLEAQNFCDTFKEGTYEIRMNCYPPCPEPERVIGLNPHADISGITLLLECGDTPGLQVLKDEHWVNVEPVNGAIVVNLGHIMEIISNGNYKAPDHRAVVNNSKQRMSIVTFCYPNPSVDIGPAEMLIKSGSPPVYKTLTNAEYFHSFFNRKLEVSFIDSLKI, from the exons ATGGCTTTGGCACCTTCAGAGAGCCTTGAATGGTCTCTACCAGTTGCAAGTGTTCAAGAGCTTGCAATCCAAAAGCTTGATAAGGTGCCACTTAGATATGTAAGGGATGACTTGGACCAGACTACTCCTTCCAATCCTTCTCTTCGTGTACCTTTGATTGATATGAACAAGTTGGTCAACCCAGAATTCCGTGAAAAAGAGCTCCAAAAGCTTCGCTTTGCATGTCAAGAATGGGGAGTTTTCCAG ATTATAAACCATGGAGTTTTTGATGAATCACTAAGCAAAATGAGAGAGCAAGTTCAAGAGTTCTTTGACCTTCCTTTGCAAGAGAAGAAACGTTGGGCTCAGAAACCAGGAAGTCTCGAAGGTTATGGTCAGGCATTTGTGACTTCAGAGGAACAAAAGTTGGAGTGGAATGACATGATCTTCCTCAAAACTCTTCCCCTTCAAGATAGAAGTTTGAATTTCTGGCCAAAAAATCCTCAGGAGTTCAG AAAAACTCTGGAATCTTATTCTGAAGATATGAGGAATGTGGCAGTTTCTATCGTAAGGTTCATAACCATGGGGCTTGGACTTGAGGCTCAAAATTTTTGTGACACTTTTAAAGAAGGAACGTACGAAATAAGGATGAATTGCTATCCTCCTTGTCCCGAACCTGAACGTGTTATTGGCCTTAATCCACATGCTGACATCTCCGGTATAACCCTCTTACTTGAGTGCGGCGACACGCCAGGATTGCAGGTTTTGAAAGACGAACACTGGGTTAATGTTGAGCCTGTCAATGGTGCAATTGTTGTAAACCTTGGCCATATCATGGAG ATTATAAGCAATGGGAATTACAAAGCCCCAGATCATAGAGCAGTGGTGAACAATTCAAAACAAAGAATGTCAATTGTTACTTTCTGCTATCCCAATCCATCTGTGGATATTGGACCCGCAGAGATGCTTATCAAGTCAGGAAGCCCACCTGTATACAAGACCCTAACAAATGCTGAGTATTTTCATAGCTTTTTCAATCGAAAGCTTGAAGTTTCATTCATTGACAGCCTGAAAATCTAA